A window of Geobacter sp. contains these coding sequences:
- a CDS encoding protein-glutamate O-methyltransferase CheR: protein MFGNDPEYLMSEEEFRLLRDLVYNHCGMYFASEAKYLLEKRLSRRLAFHNLVSYKDYYHLLKYDLRKDQELSDLMDVLTTNETYFFREAFQLKAFTDEIIPEIMEEKGKRGDRTLRIWSAGCSTGEEPYTIAMLLLEMRRLDGWRLEVIGTDISQRVLQHARKGVYSKSSFRATENYYLDRYFHEHDGNFKISDKVRELVTISQLNLFDHNRLALLGRMDIIFCRNVIIYFDQPAKKKVIETFYQALYPGRFLLLGHSESLMNVTTLFTLRHLKNDMVYQKPWPVEGGAL from the coding sequence ATTTTTGGCAATGACCCCGAATACCTGATGTCGGAAGAAGAATTCCGTCTCTTAAGGGACCTGGTCTACAATCACTGCGGGATGTATTTCGCTAGTGAGGCCAAGTACCTGTTGGAGAAACGGCTCTCACGCCGCCTGGCCTTTCACAACCTGGTCAGTTACAAAGACTATTACCATCTGCTCAAGTACGATCTCAGGAAGGATCAGGAACTTTCGGACCTGATGGATGTCCTGACCACCAATGAGACGTACTTTTTTCGCGAAGCCTTTCAACTCAAGGCGTTCACCGACGAGATCATTCCCGAGATCATGGAGGAAAAGGGGAAGCGCGGGGATCGCACCCTGCGGATCTGGAGTGCGGGTTGTTCAACGGGCGAGGAACCGTACACGATAGCCATGCTCCTTCTGGAGATGCGTCGGCTCGACGGGTGGCGGCTGGAGGTCATCGGTACCGACATCAGCCAACGAGTGCTGCAACACGCCCGCAAAGGGGTCTACAGCAAGAGCTCGTTCCGCGCCACGGAAAACTACTATCTGGATCGGTATTTTCATGAGCATGACGGCAACTTCAAGATTTCGGACAAGGTCCGGGAACTGGTCACCATCAGCCAGTTGAACCTGTTCGATCACAACCGGCTTGCCCTCCTCGGCCGGATGGACATCATCTTCTGCCGGAACGTCATCATCTATTTCGACCAGCCCGCCAAGAAAAAGGTGATCGAAACCTTTTACCAGGCCTTGTATCCGGGGCGATTCCTCCTTTTGGGCCATTCGGAATCGCTAATGAACGTGACCACGCTCTTCACCCTGCGGCACCTCAAGAATGACATGGTTTACCAGAAACCATGGCCGGTCGAGGGAGGGGCTCTGTGA